The following coding sequences are from one Methanosarcina sp. WWM596 window:
- the tnpA gene encoding IS200/IS605 family transposase — MYFLVNMKYETRNHSKFLLMYHVIFVCKYRKVILEPISEELKQIMSDSSKESNFEILEMETDKDHIHFLIKSEPKVSVLSIVRKLKQEYTNRLWKTQKEYLKKYYWGENTLWSDGYFASTIGNVSKEAAEYYIRNQG; from the coding sequence ATGTACTTTTTGGTAAATATGAAGTATGAAACACGGAATCATAGCAAATTTTTGTTAATGTATCATGTTATTTTTGTTTGCAAATACCGAAAAGTCATACTTGAACCAATTAGCGAAGAACTCAAACAGATTATGAGTGACAGTTCAAAAGAGTCTAACTTTGAAATCCTTGAAATGGAAACTGACAAAGACCATATTCATTTCTTGATCAAGAGTGAGCCGAAAGTTAGCGTTTTGTCAATTGTCAGAAAATTGAAACAAGAATATACTAACAGGTTATGGAAAACTCAAAAAGAATATCTGAAAAAGTATTATTGGGGTGAGAATACGTTATGGAGTGATGGTTATTTTGCGTCTACTATCGGAAATGTGAGTAAAGAGGCGGCAGAATATTACATACGGAATCAGGGTTGA
- a CDS encoding DNA-deoxyinosine glycosylase, whose translation MIKRGFTPFLDENTRILILGSLPSDESIRKQQYYGNPGNDFWRLVGRAIGENLQNMAYEKKLEVLKSNGIGLWDVFHAGSREGSQDSRIRDEEINDFSSLKEIVPELKLVCFNGKKAGEYEPLLRGMGYQTKVLPSSSGANRRFSKNRELEWEVVFKY comes from the coding sequence ATGATAAAGCGAGGTTTTACTCCATTCCTTGATGAAAATACCAGGATCCTTATTCTGGGGTCCCTTCCCAGTGATGAATCCATCCGAAAGCAACAGTACTACGGAAATCCCGGAAATGATTTTTGGAGGCTGGTTGGACGCGCAATCGGAGAAAACCTTCAGAATATGGCATATGAAAAAAAGCTTGAAGTCCTGAAGAGTAACGGGATTGGGCTCTGGGACGTGTTTCATGCCGGAAGTCGGGAAGGGAGCCAGGACTCAAGGATCAGGGACGAAGAAATAAATGATTTTTCAAGTTTGAAAGAAATAGTTCCAGAGCTGAAGCTCGTCTGTTTTAACGGCAAAAAAGCAGGGGAATACGAACCTCTCCTGAGGGGAATGGGCTATCAAACAAAAGTTCTGCCCTCTTCAAGCGGGGCAAACCGGCGATTTTCAAAAAATAGGGAATTGGAGTGGGAAGTTGTTTTCAAGTATTAG
- a CDS encoding SWIM zinc finger domain-containing protein yields the protein MPSESKNSDPFQTLKWSDLQAWAGEKATAKGMKYQDEDRVKKIKQTSKGSLIARVQGTKTYFTEVSLENGELSSTCTCPVGHDCKHGVATVLEYLELAEQGEEVPVASEGDPLIIMARQGIALKVEETRDSYQVFRKELREYLKQMEKEELIDLLMNLSERDSLLSRHLWDMLNLASGDTEETVGDIYSELEELWEEARSYDYRDYDSPTPDFSDLRNRLEKLLEAGYADDVADLGMKILEGYEEIAPYDEEGNIGMEIGECMEVVIKALLQSGNPAHERMLRVLDFELKDEYGIFDEEAFWNSDFPVEEWNHFSEVLKDRLETSDSGKTLSDFNWDREQLVKRLALALEKARNYEEAISLCEEEVEAGEDWSYVRLIKVLLAAEQKEKAEEWIYRKIKETRKSSPETAYELFRTLLEIKEKEENWLFVAALNAEEFFRYLSLQFYIDLRESAKKAGVWEEVRKAVHEYLENGNLPADSAIPGEESSNLLGGLPKTGLIDRDSFKKIDVPAFELLIDIAIEEENPDEVARWYNKLKIRRKKGEDRYFTRRDKIAHTVQEKYPEIAVDIWKTIAEELISRTKVDAYESASIYLRMVRNTMETGGQKVEWESYLSEIREKNKLKRKLLEILDVLEKERIIEG from the coding sequence ATGCCATCGGAAAGCAAGAATTCCGACCCCTTCCAAACCCTCAAATGGAGCGACCTCCAGGCCTGGGCTGGAGAAAAAGCCACTGCTAAGGGAATGAAGTACCAGGATGAAGACAGGGTAAAAAAGATTAAACAAACCTCTAAGGGTAGCCTCATAGCCCGGGTACAGGGGACGAAAACATATTTCACGGAAGTTTCCCTGGAAAACGGAGAGCTTAGTTCCACCTGCACCTGTCCGGTTGGACATGACTGCAAACACGGGGTTGCCACTGTACTTGAATACCTTGAACTTGCAGAGCAGGGAGAAGAAGTTCCCGTTGCTTCCGAAGGAGACCCCCTAATTATAATGGCCAGACAGGGAATTGCCCTGAAAGTTGAAGAGACCCGGGATTCGTATCAGGTTTTCCGAAAAGAGCTGAGGGAGTACCTGAAGCAGATGGAAAAAGAGGAACTGATTGACCTTCTGATGAATTTATCCGAGAGGGATTCCCTGCTTTCCAGGCACTTGTGGGACATGCTGAACCTTGCATCGGGGGATACGGAGGAGACGGTAGGGGACATATACTCCGAACTGGAAGAGCTCTGGGAGGAAGCCAGAAGCTATGACTACAGAGATTATGATTCCCCTACCCCTGATTTTTCGGACCTGAGGAACCGGCTGGAAAAACTCCTTGAAGCCGGGTATGCAGATGATGTTGCAGACCTGGGTATGAAAATTCTGGAAGGGTATGAAGAAATAGCTCCTTATGATGAAGAGGGGAATATCGGCATGGAGATTGGCGAATGTATGGAAGTAGTTATCAAGGCTCTCCTGCAGTCCGGAAACCCAGCCCACGAAAGGATGCTTAGAGTTCTGGACTTTGAATTAAAAGACGAATACGGGATTTTTGACGAAGAAGCCTTCTGGAATTCGGATTTTCCAGTAGAAGAGTGGAACCATTTTTCCGAAGTCCTCAAAGACAGGCTAGAGACAAGCGACAGCGGGAAAACTCTCTCCGATTTCAACTGGGACCGGGAACAGCTTGTAAAACGGCTTGCCCTTGCGCTCGAAAAAGCCAGGAATTATGAAGAAGCCATCTCCCTTTGCGAAGAGGAAGTAGAAGCTGGAGAAGATTGGAGTTATGTCCGGCTAATCAAAGTGCTGCTTGCCGCGGAGCAAAAAGAAAAGGCAGAAGAGTGGATCTACCGGAAAATAAAAGAAACAAGGAAATCTTCCCCGGAAACTGCCTATGAACTCTTCCGGACCCTCCTCGAAATCAAGGAAAAAGAAGAGAACTGGCTCTTTGTAGCAGCTTTAAATGCAGAAGAGTTTTTCAGGTACCTTTCATTGCAATTTTATATAGACCTGCGGGAATCAGCAAAAAAAGCCGGGGTATGGGAAGAAGTCCGGAAAGCTGTCCATGAGTACCTGGAAAACGGAAACCTCCCCGCAGACAGCGCCATACCCGGAGAAGAATCCTCGAACCTGTTAGGGGGCCTTCCAAAGACAGGCCTGATTGACAGGGATTCTTTCAAAAAAATAGATGTACCTGCCTTTGAACTCTTGATCGACATCGCCATCGAAGAAGAGAATCCCGATGAAGTGGCCAGGTGGTACAACAAACTAAAAATAAGGAGAAAAAAGGGAGAAGACAGGTATTTTACCAGGAGAGATAAAATTGCCCACACTGTACAAGAGAAATATCCGGAAATTGCGGTCGATATATGGAAAACTATTGCAGAGGAACTCATTTCCAGGACAAAGGTAGATGCATACGAATCTGCATCCATTTATCTCCGGATGGTCAGGAACACGATGGAAACCGGGGGACAAAAAGTCGAATGGGAGTCTTATCTCAGCGAGATCAGGGAAAAGAATAAACTTAAAAGAAAGCTACTTGAAATCCTTGATGTTCTGGAGAAGGAGAGAATCATTGAGGGGTGA
- the mtaC gene encoding methanol--corrinoid protein MtaC has translation MLDFTEASLKKVLTRYNVALEKEMTPEEAAEELYPKDELVYPIAKAIFEGEEDDVVEGLQAAMDAGKDPIALIDDALMIGMGVVTKLYDEGVIFLPNVMMSADAMLNGIDFCKENSETAPVTKGTVVCHVAEGDVHDIGKNIVAALLRANGYNVVDLGRDVPVDEVIASVIANKPLMVTGTALMTTTMYAFKEVNDKLLEKGIKIPFACGGGAVNQDFVSQYALGVYGEEAADAPKIADAIIAGTNDIAALRDKFHKH, from the coding sequence ATGTTGGACTTTACAGAGGCAAGTCTGAAAAAAGTATTAACCAGGTACAATGTGGCTCTGGAAAAAGAGATGACTCCTGAAGAAGCCGCAGAAGAGCTTTATCCTAAAGACGAACTTGTTTACCCGATTGCAAAAGCCATCTTCGAAGGAGAAGAAGATGACGTAGTTGAGGGTCTCCAAGCCGCAATGGACGCAGGCAAGGACCCAATCGCACTCATCGACGATGCTCTCATGATCGGTATGGGCGTTGTCACCAAACTCTACGATGAAGGAGTAATTTTCCTCCCCAATGTCATGATGTCTGCTGACGCCATGCTCAATGGTATCGATTTCTGTAAGGAAAACTCTGAAACTGCCCCTGTAACAAAGGGAACTGTTGTCTGCCACGTCGCAGAAGGTGACGTTCACGACATCGGTAAGAATATCGTTGCCGCTCTCCTCAGGGCAAATGGATACAATGTAGTTGACCTTGGAAGGGACGTCCCTGTTGACGAGGTTATTGCATCGGTTATTGCAAACAAACCCCTCATGGTCACAGGCACTGCACTCATGACCACCACCATGTATGCATTCAAGGAAGTTAACGACAAGCTCCTTGAGAAGGGAATTAAGATCCCATTCGCATGCGGTGGCGGCGCAGTCAACCAGGACTTCGTATCCCAGTATGCACTCGGTGTGTACGGTGAAGAAGCAGCTGACGCTCCCAAGATTGCTGACGCAATCATTGCAGGTACAAACGATATTGCAGCATTAAGAGACAAATTCCACAAGCACTGA
- a CDS encoding winged helix-turn-helix domain-containing protein, with product MQPELIDVVFRSQKRRDLLLLLGEKPRTMEEIKVLLDVSPTAILPQIKRLTDSNLVIQKNGSYELTDMGDQVFKKVRDLVDVLTLVEKDNYWIEHDLGGIPKYLLDRIGDIKDCNLVNVDPSQIFEPNMELLNFFSSSRYLMVFSSFYRPEFLPLYSKLGRLDAEVSLIFTESVLEKFLHNYERKIRKFATIENTELFVCKDGIKIAELIVSDRGMIISLFDSQGRFYHDYMCCSEPQAISWARELFDFYVSKASKVEGEKIIDSFICTSENGAFSESLLLSLH from the coding sequence ATGCAACCTGAGTTAATAGATGTAGTATTTCGTTCCCAGAAAAGAAGAGATCTCCTTTTACTCCTGGGAGAAAAACCCCGAACAATGGAAGAAATTAAAGTCCTCCTTGATGTTTCTCCCACAGCCATCTTGCCCCAGATCAAGAGGCTTACAGACAGTAACCTGGTCATTCAAAAAAATGGCAGCTATGAATTGACAGATATGGGAGATCAGGTATTCAAAAAAGTCAGAGATCTTGTTGACGTCCTTACCCTGGTTGAAAAAGACAACTACTGGATCGAACATGACCTGGGTGGAATCCCTAAGTATCTTCTTGACAGGATAGGGGACATCAAGGACTGCAATCTGGTCAATGTCGATCCCAGCCAGATATTCGAACCTAATATGGAGCTTTTGAATTTCTTTTCTTCTTCCCGCTATCTTATGGTGTTTTCATCCTTTTACAGGCCTGAATTCCTCCCCCTTTATTCAAAGCTCGGAAGGCTTGATGCAGAGGTTTCCCTTATTTTTACGGAATCGGTACTCGAGAAGTTCCTGCACAACTATGAACGGAAAATAAGGAAATTTGCCACGATAGAGAACACCGAACTTTTCGTCTGTAAGGACGGGATAAAAATTGCCGAGCTTATTGTTTCTGATCGTGGGATGATTATCTCTCTCTTTGACAGCCAGGGCAGGTTCTATCACGACTATATGTGCTGTTCCGAGCCTCAGGCTATTTCCTGGGCAAGAGAACTCTTTGATTTCTATGTATCAAAGGCATCAAAGGTTGAAGGTGAGAAGATCATTGACAGTTTTATATGCACATCTGAAAACGGAGCTTTCTCAGAATCTCTGCTGTTAAGCCTTCATTGA
- a CDS encoding SWIM zinc finger domain-containing protein, whose amino-acid sequence MEADTSILPGTYPPTELLEPDSFIEIKTSVFDLLIKISIGERAPDGVVRWYGELKKGGETTKRYAYYIDKNKIANAVHEKYPDIALEVWKKLAEELISKTNVNAYREAAVHLRKVKDNIESRGQKREWEIYPRGIREKNKRKRRLIEILGTLGKNRHIED is encoded by the coding sequence GTGGAAGCAGACACTTCAATCCTCCCCGGAACTTATCCCCCTACAGAGCTGCTAGAACCCGATTCCTTCATAGAGATTAAAACGTCTGTTTTTGACCTGCTGATCAAAATATCTATTGGAGAAAGAGCTCCGGATGGGGTTGTCAGGTGGTACGGAGAACTGAAAAAGGGAGGAGAGACAACAAAAAGATACGCATATTACATCGACAAAAACAAAATCGCAAATGCCGTTCATGAGAAATACCCAGATATTGCACTTGAAGTCTGGAAGAAACTTGCAGAAGAGCTCATATCCAAAACAAATGTGAATGCTTACAGAGAAGCTGCCGTACACCTCCGGAAGGTTAAAGATAATATAGAATCCAGAGGACAAAAAAGAGAATGGGAGATATATCCCCGTGGGATCAGGGAGAAAAATAAACGCAAAAGGAGGCTCATTGAAATCCTTGGTACACTGGGAAAAAACCGGCATATTGAGGACTGA
- a CDS encoding winged helix-turn-helix domain-containing protein, with amino-acid sequence MSMELQLIDTIFFSDKRKNLLLFLKSGPKTIEEIKTELDVSSSPIMAQIRILIKDGLLVQKEDGYELSVKGKLIVPKMEPLLSTFRVFDENHDYWARQDLRALPLHLLDRIGELGKCMELVPDRTHIFDYPPEIMDLLYRSKMVMEVSSFFRPGYPDLYLDLAYKGIEVSMVLEKPIYRKLVSDHRKEVERFLNMENTQIFVCENKIEFASSFITDRFFSMSMISKDGRYYNHEMVSFEKSALEWGKELFNYYRDMSEQVTQV; translated from the coding sequence ATGAGTATGGAACTACAGTTAATAGATACTATTTTCTTTTCGGATAAAAGGAAAAACCTGCTTCTATTCCTGAAAAGCGGGCCAAAAACGATTGAAGAAATCAAGACCGAGCTTGATGTCAGTTCCAGTCCAATTATGGCTCAGATCCGCATCCTGATCAAAGACGGGCTTCTTGTGCAGAAAGAGGACGGTTACGAACTCTCTGTAAAAGGGAAACTCATAGTTCCCAAAATGGAGCCCCTTCTTTCCACATTCCGGGTCTTTGATGAAAATCATGATTACTGGGCAAGGCAGGATCTTCGCGCCCTTCCTTTGCACTTGCTTGATCGGATAGGGGAGCTGGGCAAGTGTATGGAGCTTGTGCCTGATAGAACTCATATCTTTGATTACCCTCCTGAAATTATGGATCTCCTTTATAGATCAAAAATGGTTATGGAAGTCTCTTCTTTTTTCCGTCCTGGGTATCCAGATCTCTACTTGGACCTTGCTTATAAAGGCATAGAGGTTTCTATGGTTCTGGAAAAGCCCATTTACAGGAAACTGGTCTCCGATCATAGAAAGGAGGTTGAGAGGTTCCTAAACATGGAAAATACGCAGATTTTTGTCTGTGAAAATAAAATTGAATTCGCTTCCAGCTTTATTACGGATCGCTTTTTCTCAATGTCCATGATCTCCAAGGACGGAAGGTACTATAACCATGAAATGGTGAGCTTTGAAAAAAGCGCCCTTGAATGGGGGAAAGAACTTTTCAACTATTACAGGGACATGTCTGAGCAGGTCACGCAGGTGTGA
- the mtaB gene encoding methanol--corrinoid protein co-methyltransferase MtaB, with translation MAAKRYTSMAYASADEMSFGVSKHPVKAGLDLEIGAGYTIPEINYAPRPEAGASKEKLIKEYERITTDVMSRMVQVGFPAIILETEHVQQMSNNPSWGAEVAHAQKTIMEEYHDEYGIKCALRHTIGDIRENRDFLQLRGDKYSVFLEAFEECAKSGADLLSVESMGGKEVFDYSVLRNDIAGMLYGIGCLGSIDMEMIWTDIAAIAKKTGTVAAGDTDCAQANTAMFIGGGLLDKNLAHTLAILARAISAPRSLVAYECGAVGPGKDCGYENVTIKAITGMPMTQEGKTSTCAHSDLVGNLIMQCCDCWSNESVEYHGEFGGTTVQCWSESLAYDCALMNTALETKNEKVLRDLFMLSDRYRDPQSYVLAYDNAYKIGQAIVKDGDNIYLRAKNAAIACCDIVSEGAAGKLDLSRFETKALADAKASLDSLTDDMDKFMDDCLTKYKSEVNVFLPENYGF, from the coding sequence ATGGCAGCAAAAAGATACACTTCAATGGCATATGCAAGCGCAGACGAAATGAGCTTCGGCGTATCCAAGCACCCCGTAAAAGCAGGCCTTGACCTTGAGATCGGTGCTGGTTACACAATTCCTGAAATTAACTACGCTCCTAGACCTGAAGCAGGCGCATCCAAGGAAAAACTCATTAAGGAATACGAGAGGATCACAACCGACGTTATGTCAAGAATGGTCCAGGTCGGTTTCCCAGCAATTATCCTTGAAACAGAACACGTTCAGCAGATGTCCAACAACCCCTCCTGGGGAGCAGAAGTTGCACACGCCCAGAAAACCATCATGGAAGAATACCACGATGAATACGGCATAAAGTGTGCACTTCGCCACACAATCGGTGACATCCGTGAAAACAGGGACTTCCTCCAGCTAAGAGGCGACAAGTACTCTGTATTTCTCGAAGCCTTCGAAGAATGCGCCAAGTCAGGTGCAGACCTGCTTTCCGTAGAGAGCATGGGTGGTAAGGAAGTATTCGACTATTCCGTTCTCAGGAACGACATTGCTGGTATGCTTTACGGCATCGGCTGTCTCGGCTCCATTGACATGGAAATGATCTGGACCGACATTGCCGCAATTGCAAAGAAGACCGGCACTGTTGCAGCTGGTGACACCGATTGCGCACAGGCAAACACCGCAATGTTCATCGGCGGCGGTCTGCTTGACAAGAACCTCGCCCACACTCTCGCAATCCTTGCAAGAGCAATTTCCGCCCCAAGGTCCCTCGTAGCATACGAATGCGGTGCCGTTGGTCCAGGAAAGGACTGTGGATACGAAAACGTCACCATCAAAGCAATCACCGGTATGCCAATGACCCAGGAAGGTAAGACCTCCACCTGCGCTCACTCTGACTTAGTGGGTAACCTCATTATGCAGTGCTGTGACTGCTGGTCAAACGAGTCTGTCGAATACCACGGTGAATTCGGTGGTACCACAGTTCAGTGCTGGTCCGAGTCCCTTGCATACGACTGCGCCCTCATGAACACCGCTCTTGAAACCAAGAACGAAAAAGTTCTCAGGGACCTTTTCATGCTCTCCGACAGGTACAGAGACCCCCAGTCCTACGTGCTTGCATACGACAACGCATACAAGATCGGCCAGGCAATTGTTAAGGACGGCGACAACATCTACCTCAGAGCAAAGAACGCTGCAATCGCATGCTGTGACATCGTCAGCGAAGGTGCTGCAGGCAAGCTCGATCTCTCCAGGTTCGAAACTAAAGCCCTCGCAGACGCAAAGGCATCCCTGGACTCCCTTACGGACGACATGGACAAATTCATGGACGACTGCCTCACAAAGTACAAGAGTGAAGTTAACGTCTTCCTTCCGGAGAACTACGGCTTCTAA
- a CDS encoding 4Fe-4S binding protein: MPAKVNKEKCTGCGTCVDECPSEAITLDEKEGIAVVNEDECVDCGACEDVCPAEAIKVE; encoded by the coding sequence ATGCCAGCAAAAGTGAACAAAGAAAAATGTACAGGCTGCGGAACCTGTGTCGATGAATGCCCTTCTGAGGCAATCACCCTTGACGAAAAAGAAGGAATTGCAGTCGTAAACGAAGACGAATGCGTGGATTGTGGGGCATGTGAAGACGTCTGCCCAGCAGAAGCCATCAAAGTAGAATAA
- a CDS encoding inorganic diphosphatase: MAERQVESVIIEIPKGSRNKYEYDKERKVIKFDRMLFSSMMYPCDYGFFPDTLALDGDPLDVLVLMWEPTFPGCIIDVHPIALFAMEDDKGIDDKILCVPKGDPLWNYIETIDQVPPHLLKEITHFFETYKNLEHKHVKVIGWGGLEAAVNIIQEAKSRYIEQNK, from the coding sequence ATGGCTGAAAGGCAAGTCGAAAGTGTGATTATCGAGATTCCAAAAGGAAGTCGGAACAAATATGAGTACGATAAAGAAAGGAAAGTAATTAAATTCGACAGAATGCTTTTTTCTTCAATGATGTATCCTTGCGATTATGGTTTTTTTCCTGATACTCTAGCTCTTGACGGTGACCCTTTAGATGTCCTGGTTTTAATGTGGGAACCTACATTTCCGGGATGTATAATAGATGTACATCCTATTGCATTATTTGCCATGGAAGACGATAAGGGAATAGATGACAAGATACTCTGTGTTCCAAAAGGTGACCCCTTATGGAATTATATAGAAACAATCGACCAGGTCCCTCCTCATCTATTAAAAGAAATTACTCACTTCTTTGAAACTTATAAGAATTTAGAGCATAAACACGTGAAGGTTATTGGTTGGGGAGGTCTTGAAGCAGCAGTCAATATAATTCAGGAAGCCAAATCCCGATACATTGAGCAAAATAAATGA
- a CDS encoding YggS family pyridoxal phosphate-dependent enzyme: MPVDEIIKLILKEIGNTKLVCVTKTIEPERINEVIRAGATIIGENRVQEYEDKCDDILPCETHLIGHLQTNKVKKAVHLFDLIQSVDSLKLIRDINRRAGDINKVQKVFLQVNIGNESQKYGFGPDEVKKAINEIHSLGNVRLEGLMCIPPFLPSEQTRFYFRKMKVLFDEMKQENRDNINIRELSMGMSNDYRISIEEGATMVRVGTAIFGERKY; this comes from the coding sequence ATGCCAGTTGATGAAATTATAAAGTTGATCCTTAAGGAGATTGGAAACACAAAACTAGTTTGTGTCACCAAGACGATTGAACCTGAAAGGATAAACGAAGTTATTAGGGCCGGAGCCACTATTATCGGAGAGAACCGGGTTCAGGAATACGAGGACAAATGTGATGATATATTGCCCTGTGAGACACACCTTATAGGCCATCTACAGACAAATAAAGTCAAAAAAGCCGTACATCTCTTTGATCTTATCCAGTCAGTTGACTCCCTGAAGTTAATCAGGGATATTAATAGGAGAGCCGGGGATATTAACAAAGTACAGAAGGTCTTCCTTCAGGTTAACATAGGCAACGAGTCACAAAAATACGGATTTGGACCGGATGAGGTAAAAAAGGCAATAAATGAGATCCATTCTCTCGGGAATGTCCGCTTGGAAGGCCTCATGTGCATCCCTCCTTTTCTACCCTCTGAACAAACCCGTTTCTATTTCAGGAAGATGAAGGTCCTTTTTGATGAAATGAAACAGGAAAACCGGGACAACATCAATATAAGGGAACTATCAATGGGTATGTCCAATGACTACAGGATTTCCATCGAGGAAGGAGCCACGATGGTACGTGTGGGCACTGCCATATTCGGGGAGAGGAAGTACTGA